One genomic segment of Candidatus Kryptonium sp. includes these proteins:
- a CDS encoding COX15/CtaA family protein, which yields MYSKALHRFSLLTAVFTVFLIAVGASVTSTGSGDAVPDWPLSYGTLFPRMVGGVLYEHGHRLVAGTVGILITILMIWLLKSKQPKYVKVLGVIAFISVTLQAILGGLRVLIISDPELQDTATRILSVSHVEPVKIAVAIVHATLAEIVLCMTFLISLFTSRAWKNFEIERINTGFKIARLYTLTFVFAFIQLLLGALVRHTQSGSIIPDFPLSFGKIIPPFNDLPYDPNAPFPITYAELQFKVAIHFAHRTWAFVVAGVGIYTSILAIRKGVKILGNFASLWIFLVVLQILLGAFVIWTKLSVVVTVLHVATGATLLGTTLILAVLGWKGVISSVALEQRELIPSKLGV from the coding sequence ATGTATTCAAAAGCTTTACATCGCTTTTCGCTTTTAACGGCAGTGTTTACAGTATTCCTGATCGCCGTCGGTGCTTCTGTTACAAGCACGGGTTCAGGTGATGCAGTGCCTGATTGGCCACTTTCTTATGGGACGCTTTTTCCAAGAATGGTTGGTGGGGTTTTATATGAGCATGGACATCGGCTTGTTGCTGGGACAGTCGGAATTTTAATAACAATACTTATGATCTGGTTGTTAAAGAGTAAACAACCTAAATATGTTAAAGTCCTCGGAGTTATCGCCTTCATTTCTGTGACTTTACAAGCAATACTTGGTGGATTAAGAGTTCTTATTATTTCGGATCCTGAATTACAAGATACTGCTACAAGGATACTTTCAGTTAGCCATGTTGAACCAGTTAAAATAGCTGTTGCCATCGTTCATGCAACGCTTGCTGAGATAGTTCTTTGTATGACTTTTTTAATTTCTTTGTTTACATCAAGGGCTTGGAAAAATTTTGAAATTGAACGAATAAATACGGGATTTAAGATCGCAAGATTATATACTTTGACTTTTGTTTTTGCTTTTATTCAGCTCCTTCTTGGTGCACTTGTAAGGCATACTCAATCTGGAAGCATCATTCCTGATTTTCCTCTTTCATTTGGGAAAATAATACCGCCTTTTAACGATCTTCCTTATGATCCAAACGCACCTTTCCCAATTACTTATGCTGAACTTCAATTTAAAGTTGCTATACATTTCGCTCATAGAACTTGGGCATTTGTAGTAGCTGGAGTTGGAATTTATACATCTATCCTTGCTATAAGAAAAGGTGTTAAGATACTTGGAAATTTTGCGAGTTTATGGATTTTTTTAGTTGTTTTACAAATTTTACTCGGGGCTTTTGTCATATGGACTAAGCTTTCCGTCGTGGTTACAGTTTTGCATGTTGCAACAGGTGCAACACTTCTTGGGACGACGCTTATACTTGCTGTGCTGGGATGGAAAGGAGTAATAAGTTCCGTTGCTCTTGAACAAAGAGAGTTAATTCCCTCAAAATTGGGAGTTTAA
- the cyoE gene encoding heme o synthase, which yields MVFQKFSKFFKDFLLLIKHRLTTLVVFTTGMGYLIARKGEIDLLNFVITILGVFLVVGSANAMNQVFEQKVDGMMKRTAGRPLPSNRMKKETAVLIAVLMLIFGEYMLYKFVNSISAILALIAFIIYVFAYTPLKRITPFCTFIGAIPGAIPPVIGWTAVRGQIELGAIILFGIQFIWQFPHFWSIALLCKSDYERAGFKVLPSSNDRVTAINLVIYTFMLLPMGLMPTIAGFAGKYALVISILVGSLFFLQTLSLLRENSTRSAKKIMVMAEIYLPLILVFLLIDKI from the coding sequence ATGGTATTCCAAAAATTTTCAAAATTTTTCAAGGATTTTCTTCTCTTGATAAAACATCGCTTGACAACGCTTGTGGTATTTACGACCGGAATGGGATATTTGATCGCAAGGAAGGGAGAGATAGATTTATTAAACTTTGTAATCACAATTCTTGGAGTTTTCCTTGTTGTCGGTTCTGCGAATGCGATGAATCAAGTTTTTGAGCAAAAAGTTGATGGAATGATGAAAAGAACTGCCGGAAGACCTTTGCCAAGTAATAGAATGAAAAAAGAAACCGCAGTTTTAATTGCAGTTTTGATGTTAATTTTCGGAGAGTATATGCTTTACAAATTTGTAAATTCTATAAGCGCAATACTTGCGTTGATTGCTTTCATAATCTATGTTTTCGCTTATACTCCGTTAAAGAGGATAACTCCGTTTTGCACATTTATCGGCGCTATTCCAGGAGCAATTCCGCCTGTTATCGGTTGGACTGCGGTAAGGGGACAAATAGAGTTAGGAGCGATTATTTTGTTTGGGATTCAATTTATATGGCAATTTCCACATTTTTGGTCAATTGCTCTCTTGTGCAAATCTGATTATGAAAGAGCTGGCTTCAAAGTGTTGCCGTCTTCTAATGATAGAGTGACGGCAATAAATCTTGTTATTTACACATTTATGCTTTTACCTATGGGATTGATGCCAACTATAGCTGGTTTTGCGGGGAAATATGCACTTGTTATTTCAATTTTAGTAGGAAGTTTATTTTTCCTTCAAACGCTTTCGCTTTTGAGGGAAAATTCAACACGCTCTGCGAAAAAAATCATGGTTATGGCTGAAATTTATCTTCCGTTAATTCTCGTCTTTCTTCTTATTGATAAAATTTAA
- a CDS encoding cytochrome c oxidase subunit 3 — MVNEKRSISSNIDSGKIFNNGGAGGAGGHSYSYALPVNPAKFGLWLFIAAIIMLFSALTSAYIVRHSAGNWFEFELPVIFWFNTLILILSSVTIQVSYFKLKNGDLVGFKSFFLLSALLGVSFLIGQIIGWNQLAKMGVYVSTNPSSSFFYLLTGAHAVHLAGGVIALIYVMIKALLGYYNSHNKLGVELCITYWHFLDILWLYLFVFINLTT; from the coding sequence ATGGTGAATGAAAAAAGAAGCATATCTTCAAATATAGATTCTGGAAAAATTTTTAACAACGGAGGTGCTGGGGGTGCTGGCGGGCATTCTTATTCATATGCCCTGCCAGTCAACCCTGCAAAATTTGGATTATGGTTATTTATAGCTGCGATAATTATGCTTTTTTCAGCCTTAACAAGCGCTTATATTGTAAGACATTCTGCTGGAAATTGGTTTGAATTTGAATTGCCCGTAATTTTCTGGTTTAACACTTTGATTTTGATATTAAGCAGTGTGACGATTCAAGTAAGTTATTTTAAGTTAAAAAATGGCGATCTTGTTGGATTTAAGTCATTTTTCTTGCTTTCGGCCTTGCTTGGTGTTTCTTTTTTGATTGGACAAATAATTGGTTGGAATCAACTCGCTAAGATGGGGGTTTATGTAAGCACAAATCCATCAAGTTCGTTTTTTTATCTTTTAACGGGTGCGCATGCTGTTCATCTTGCAGGTGGGGTTATCGCTTTGATTTATGTTATGATCAAAGCACTACTTGGTTATTATAACTCACATAACAAACTTGGTGTTGAACTTTGCATAACTTATTGGCATTTTCTTGACATTCTATGGCTCTATCTTTTCGTTTTTATAAACCTAACAACATAA